CTCGGCGACGTTCGCGGCCGGGGTCGAAAAGGTCGCCGACCTCAAGCCGGGCATGGTGCTGGAAGGCGTGGTCACCAACGTGGCGGCGTTCGGCGCCTTCGTGGACGTCGGTGTGCACCAGGACGGACTGGTGCACATCTCCGCGATGGCCGAACGCTACGTGTCAGACCCGCACGAGGTTGTCCGTTCCGGTCAGGTGGTGCGAGTGAAGGTCATGGAGGTCGACGTCGAACGTCAGCGCATCGGGCTGAGCCTGCGTCTGGGTGACCAGCCGCAGCGCGACAAGCGGCCAGGCCGGGAATCGGCGCCCCGTGCCGGAGGTAAAAGCGCTCCCGCGCAACGTATTTCGCAGCAACCGCGAAAATCCGCACGCAAGGCACCCGAGTCGGCGGGCAATTCGATGGCGCAGGCCCTGCGCGATGCCGGCTTCGGGGCCGGCCTCGGGCGGTGAACTCCGACGCGTAGTACTACTCATCCGGCTGCACCACCGGCTGGGCATGCTGGACGAATGCCCCTCGCTACTTCCCTGCCTGATGCTGCTGTGCTCGCATCCGACCCCAAGCGCGACCGCGCCGTCGACGTCGCACGACTGACCGCGTTGGTGGTGGTGATGTTCGGCCACTGCGCGCTGTTGCTGGCCACCATCGATTCCGGCGGCGTCCGGATCGGCAACCTGCTCGGCGCTATTCCCGCGATTGCGCCGGTGACCTGGGTTGTTCAGGTGATGCCGCTGTTCTTCCTGGCCGGCGGCGCCGCGGGCGCCTACGGCTGGCATTCCGGCGCTGCCTGGGGTTCCTGGCTTGTCACCCGGGCGCAGCGCCTGTGCCGGCCGGTGTTCTGGTATCTGGCCGCGTGGACGGTAGCGCTGTTGGTGGTGCGGGTCACCGTCGGGGACGAATCCGCCGATGGGCTCGGGCGCGAATGTGTGGCGCTGCTGTGGTTTCTCGGCGTCTACCTGGTGGTGCTTGCGTTCGTTCCGGCGCTGACCCGGCTGCGGTCGGGGCGTGCGGTCGTGGTGACGGTGGCGGGTCTGCTCGCGGCCGCGGAGATCTTCGACCAGATCCGTTTCGCGGCGGGAACGCCCGAATCCGGCGTCGCCAATTTCCTTGTCGTCTGGTTGATTCCGGTGGTGATCGGCGTTGCCTACGCTCGCGGGCTGATCAGTGTCCGGGCGGCACTGGTGGTCGCGGTGTCGGCGCTCACCGCGCAGGTGGCGCTCGCGCTCGCCGGGACATACGAGGTTTCGCTGGTGGTGACCGGCGCGGAGCAGGTGTCCAACGTGTCGCCGCCGACGCTGTTGCTGGCGCTGCACTGCACCTGGATGTCCTGCGCGTTCGTGGCCGCGGCGGCGCCGATCCGCCGCTGGGCGCAGCGTCCGCGGGTCTGGCGCGCCGTGGCCGTGGGCAACGGGGGAGCGATGACGCTTTATCTGTGGCACATTCCCGCGATCGCCATCGCCGCCGTCGGCCTGAACGCCGTCGGCCTGGACGCCTACGACGTGCACGCCCCGGGATTCTGGGCCCTGCTCGCACTGCGCGCGGTGGTGTTCGCCGCCGTCATGGCTCTGCTGTTCCGGTTGCTCTCACCGCTCGAGCACCGGCGCCTGCCCTGGTGGGACGCGCCGGTCCGAGCCGCCGGCAGCAGGTCGGTGGTCGCCGGTGGGCTGATCTGCGTCGCGGGGGTCGCCCTGGTGCTGATGGCCAAGAACGGTCTGGCCGGTGCCGACGGATGGGCCTCCCTGGCCGGCTTCCTGGCCGCGGCGGCGATCGCGCGGGTAGTCAGTCGCGAGCCATCTGAGATGCCGGTGCCGCCCAGTCGGTCGACACCGTCCGCTGCTTGATCAGCCAAGTGCCTTCGGCGGGAACGAGCACGTCGCGGTAGCGGCCGAGGTGGTCGAGCCCGACCCGGGTGACCACGGTGAAGTACGACCAGACGTGCGCCCGCTGGGCAGTGAGCTCAACGAACAGCACGTTGGACAGGATGTGCCGGACGACGGGCCTGTTGTTCGCGCCGGCGGTGGTGGCCACATCGGCCGTCACGCCGCGCAGGAAACCGGCAATCTCGGACCTGCCGCTCAGCGACCGTGCGCCGCGTATCTCGAGCAGGCCGTCGACGCAGAACGTGGCGGCGAGGTCGTCGACCCGGCCGGCGTCACCCGA
This genomic stretch from Mycobacterium paragordonae harbors:
- a CDS encoding acyltransferase family protein is translated as MPLATSLPDAAVLASDPKRDRAVDVARLTALVVVMFGHCALLLATIDSGGVRIGNLLGAIPAIAPVTWVVQVMPLFFLAGGAAGAYGWHSGAAWGSWLVTRAQRLCRPVFWYLAAWTVALLVVRVTVGDESADGLGRECVALLWFLGVYLVVLAFVPALTRLRSGRAVVVTVAGLLAAAEIFDQIRFAAGTPESGVANFLVVWLIPVVIGVAYARGLISVRAALVVAVSALTAQVALALAGTYEVSLVVTGAEQVSNVSPPTLLLALHCTWMSCAFVAAAAPIRRWAQRPRVWRAVAVGNGGAMTLYLWHIPAIAIAAVGLNAVGLDAYDVHAPGFWALLALRAVVFAAVMALLFRLLSPLEHRRLPWWDAPVRAAGSRSVVAGGLICVAGVALVLMAKNGLAGADGWASLAGFLAAAAIARVVSREPSEMPVPPSRSTPSAA
- a CDS encoding nuclear transport factor 2 family protein is translated as MEIWELVAREQIRNTLARYNWSGDAGRVDDLAATFCVDGLLEIRGARSLSGRSEIAGFLRGVTADVATTAGANNRPVVRHILSNVLFVELTAQRAHVWSYFTVVTRVGLDHLGRYRDVLVPAEGTWLIKQRTVSTDWAAPASQMARD